One segment of Psychrilyobacter piezotolerans DNA contains the following:
- a CDS encoding nucleotidyltransferase domain-containing protein: MINLNKLEEAKNRLVKEFSPKKIYIFGSYAWGEPNEDSDLDIMVLTKDCKNKIIEMRRGIKALRGIGFPKDIIVESEMEFKKNSKIENRIESDILERGYLIYENTN; encoded by the coding sequence ATGATTAATTTAAATAAACTTGAAGAAGCTAAAAATAGATTAGTAAAAGAATTTAGTCCTAAAAAAATATATATATTTGGATCTTATGCTTGGGGAGAACCAAATGAAGATAGTGATCTAGATATTATGGTTCTTACAAAAGATTGTAAAAATAAAATTATAGAGATGAGACGTGGGATAAAAGCGTTGAGAGGAATTGGATTTCCTAAAGACATAATCGTAGAAAGTGAAATGGAATTTAAAAAAAATTCAAAGATAGAAAATCGGATTGAAAGTGATATTTTAGAAAGGGGGTATTTAATTTATGAAAATACCAATTAA